From the genome of Desulfobaculum xiamenense:
TTTGCCTGCTTCATGGGGCAGAAGCGCGTGGCACCTGGGCGGGAGTTGCTGCTGGAGGCTGGCGTGCCGTGCTACGGCTTCCCCGAGCCGGCCATCGCCAGCGTGGAGGCCATGTATCGCCACTACGTGTGGAAGAACAGCCCGGCCCCGGTGGAGGTGTGCTACCGCAGCGATCGGGGGCGCGCGGAGCGGCTCATCGCCTCGGCCAGACGCTCCGGATGCGTCGAGATCGTGGAATTTCAGGCGCAGGAACTGCTGCGCGCATACGAACTGCCCGTGCCGCCCACCACGCTGGCTCGCACGTCCGACGAGGCCGTGGCCGCAGCGGAACAGATCGGCTATCCCGTGGTGGTCAAGATCGCATCGCCCCAGATCTCGCACAAGAGCGACGTGGGCGGTGTGCGCGTGGGGCTGGCCGACGCGCAGGCCGTGCGTGCTGCGTTCATGGATGTCACCTCGCGCGCTCAGCGCCTGCGCAAGGATGCCTTCATCTCCGGCTGCCTTGTGCAGGCCATGGCCCCTAAGGGTGCCAAGGAAGTCATCGTGGGCTTCAAGCGTGACCCGCAGTTCGGGCCGCTCATCATGTTCGGCCTTGGCGGCATCTACGTGGAAGTGCTCAAGGACATCGCCTTCCGCCTCGCTCCGCTCACGTTGAACGACGCCCACGTCATGATTCGCGAGATACGCTCCTACCCGCTCCTGCGCGGGGTGCGCGGCGAACCGCCAGTGGACTTCAAGGCCATTGAGGACATTTTGCTGACCATGTCGCAGCTCGCCCTCGATTTCCCGGACATCTACGAGGCGGAGTTCAATCCCATTCTCGTCAGTCATGATGGGGCCACCGTGGCCGACGTGCGGGTGACCCTGTGCACGCACGCGGAGTAGGGCGGCAGGCGGTACGCAACTCGTTTGCTTTGCAGAAAAAAAGGTGTAAACAGAGGCCATAGCATAGATGAGGAGGACACAATGCCAGGCATCTACATAGGCTCGACCTCCGGGTTTTCCGGTAAGAACATGGTGGTCATGGGGTTGGGCCTCAAGCTCCAGAAGGACGGCTACAACGTCGGCTACATGAAGCCCGTGGGCGCCATGCCGACCGAGATGGGCGGCCGCCCCTGGGACGAGGACGCCTACTTCGTCCAGAACATTCTGGGGCTGAAGAACGAACCCGAGGACGTCACTCCGGTGCTGGTTACGCAGGACTTCAAGGTCCGCGCGTTTTCCGGCCAGTGCGGCGACCTCATGTCCGGCATCCGCGACGCCTACGCCAAGATCAGCGCGGGCAACGACATTACCGTGGTCGGCGGCTCCGGCAGCATGTACTCCGGCAAGTACTGCAACGTGGACGGCATCACCGTGGTCCGCGAGCTCGGCCTTAAGGCGGTGGTCATTGACCGCTACCAGGAGGAGCTGAAGTACGACTACCTCATGGTCATGAAGGAGACCCTCGGCGATGCGCTGGCAGGTGTCATCCTCAACGATATTCCGCCGTCCTTTATGGACGAGGTGGAAGGCATGCTGCGCCCCTGTCTGGAGCGCGCGGGCGTGAAGGTGCTGGGCGTTATCCCCAAGGATCCGCTCATGGGTGCCATCAAGGTGTCCGACCTCGCCGAACGGCTGGGCGGCAAGGTCATCTCCGCGCACAATAAGGCGGACAAGGTGGTCGAGAACTTCCTCATCGGCACCATGCAGGTGGAGAACTTCATGACCCACTTCCGCAAGAACAAGAATTCCGCGATCATCGTCGGCGGCGACCGCTCGGACGTGCAGCTTGTGGCGCTGGAGGGCAATTGCCCCTGCCTCGTGCTGACCGGCAACCTCTATCCCAACGACATCATCCTCACCCGCTCCGAGGTGCTGGAGGTGCCCATCGTCATC
Proteins encoded in this window:
- a CDS encoding phosphotransacetylase family protein — translated: MPGIYIGSTSGFSGKNMVVMGLGLKLQKDGYNVGYMKPVGAMPTEMGGRPWDEDAYFVQNILGLKNEPEDVTPVLVTQDFKVRAFSGQCGDLMSGIRDAYAKISAGNDITVVGGSGSMYSGKYCNVDGITVVRELGLKAVVIDRYQEELKYDYLMVMKETLGDALAGVILNDIPPSFMDEVEGMLRPCLERAGVKVLGVIPKDPLMGAIKVSDLAERLGGKVISAHNKADKVVENFLIGTMQVENFMTHFRKNKNSAIIVGGDRSDVQLVALEGNCPCLVLTGNLYPNDIILTRSEVLEVPIVIVRDDTYSVAKKMETILSRHKLRDVIKIRQGAQLVSSSIDYDYLKSNLGL